The Mycolicibacterium flavescens genomic interval GATCAAGCTGATGGAGTTGACGCTCGCCACCCGCGCGTAGCTTCGCCGGCTAGCGCGGCACGTGGAAGGTGACCAGCGCGGCGCCGTCGAGGGTGAGCCGGTTCCACGGTTCGCCGGTGCGCAACACCGCGATGGACGACGTCGGGAACTTCAGCGAGATCTGTTCGGCCGCACCGGTGTTGCTGCCGTCCACGGTGGCCAGGCCGAGCGCGACACCCGACATCGCTGGCTCGTGGCCGATCACCAGCAGGGTGCCGACCTCGAAGTCGAAGTGTGATTGGACCCGGTTGATCTCGTCGATCACCGCTCCCGGAGTCGCGTCGTAGAGGCGATCGCGGTACTCGACGGGCGCGGCGATGCGGGTGCGTGCGAGCGTCTCGCGGGTGCGGGTCGCGGTGGAACACAACACGGCGTCGACGGCGGGCGCGTGGGCGCGCAGCCAGTCGCCGGCCAACCCGGCCTCGCGCACGCCCCTCGGCGCCAGCGGGCGGTCGTGGTCGCCGACCCCCGGCGGGTAGTCCGACTTGGCGTGCCGGAGCAACAGCAGCGTGCGGTACCGGTCGGTCACCGGACTAACGGTAAGGCATGCCGCCGCACCTCCCGGGACTTGTCGGCGTGCCGCCCTACACTCGCGGTGCCCGGCAAACACACCAGGGGAAGGGGGCGCTGAGATGCGATTCGTGCACACCGCCGACTGGCAACTCGGGATGACGCGATACTTCCTCAATGGTGAGGCGCAGCCCCGTTATTCGGCAGCGCGCCGCGACGCGGTGGCCGAGCTGGGACGGGTGGCCGCCGAGACCGGTGCGGAGTTCGTCGTCGTCGCCGGCGACGTCTTCGAGCACAACCAGCTCGCGCCACGCGACATCAGCCAGTCGCTCGAGGCCATGCGCACCATCGGCGTTCCCGTCTATCTGCTGCCGGGCAACCACGACCCGCTCGACGCCTCGTCGGTCTACACCAGCCCGCTGTTCGTCGCCGAGTGCCCCGACAACGTGTCGGTCCTCGACCGCGCCGGTGTGCACGAGGTGCGGCCCGGCCTCGAACTGGTCGCGGCGCCGTGGACCTCGAAGGCGCCGTCGTCGGACCCCGTTGCGGGCGTGCTCGAGGGTCTTTCCGCCGACGGGGTGACGCGGGTCGTCGTCGGCCACGGCGGTGTGGACATCTTCGTGCCGGACAAGGAGCGGCCGTCGCTGATTCGGCTGGCGGCGCTGGAGGCGGCCGTCGATCGGGGCGCCGCGCACTATGTGGCTCTGGGGGACAAGCACTCTCGGATGCAGGTCGGGTCCACCGGGCGGATCTGGTATTCCGGGTCGCCGGAGGTCACCAACTACGACGACATCGAAACGGACCCGGGCCATGTGCTGATCGTCGACATCGACGAGGACGACCCTGCCCGTCCGGTGACCGTCGAACCGCGGAAGGTGGGCCGCTGGCGGTTCGTCACGCTGCGCCGCGGAGTGGACAGCGACCGCGACGTCGCGGACCTGGACATCAACCTGGATCTGTTGCCGGACAAGGAACGCACCGTGGTCCGGCTCGCGTTGACCGGATCGTTGACGGTCACCGACAAGGCCGCCCTCGACACCTGCCTGGACAAGTACGCCCGACTCTTCGCCGCGTTGAGGGTGGACGACAAGCAGAGCGACATCGCGGTCGTTCCCGCCGACGGCGAGTTCGACGACCTCGGTATCGGCGGCTTCGCCGCATCGGCCGTCGACGAACTGGTCGCGACCGCACGCTCGGACGGCGAGGCGGCCGATGACGCCCGAGCGGCCCTGGCGTTGCTGCTGCGGCTATCGGATCGGGGTGTGGCGTGAAACTGCACCGTCTGGTCCTCACCAATTACCGAGGTATCACCCGCCGGGAGATCGAATTTCCCGACCACGGCGTGGTGATCGTCAGCGGGGCGAACGAGATCGGCAAGTCGTCGATGATCGAGGCGCTGGACCTGCTGATCGAAGCCAAGGACCGGTCGGCGAAAAAGGAGGTGAAAGAGGTCAAGCCGACGCATGCCGACGTCGGTGCCGAGGTCGAGGCCGAGATCTCGACCGGCCCATATCGTTTCGTGTACCGCAAGCGTTTCCACAAACGCTTTGAGACCGAGCTGACGATTGTGGAGCCGCGCCGCGAACAGCTCACCGGCGACGAGGCGCACGACCGCGTTCGGGCCATGCTCGACGAGACCGTCGACACGTGCCTGTGGCAGGCCCAGCGGGTGCTGCAGTCCGGGTCGACGGCGGCGGTGGACCTGTCCGGATGTGACGCGCTGTCCCGTGCGCTCGACGTGGCTGCCGGTGAGGCCGTGCAACTTTCGGGTGCCGAACCGCTGCTGGTCGACCGCGTCGAAGACGAATACCTGCGTTACTTCACCCGCACCGGCAGGCCCACGGGTGAATGGGCCGCTGCCGTCAATCGATTGCGAACGGCCGAGGAGGTGTTGGCCGAGGCGGCGGCCGCCGTCGCGCAGGTTGACGACGCTGTTCGCAGGCACGCCGCGCTCACCGACGAACTGGCCCGGTTGACCGCACAGCGCACCGACGCGGCGAAGCAGGTCGCCATTGCGCAGAACGCCGCCGACGAGGTGGCCGCGCTGAGGGGACAGCTCAAGGAAGCCGAGTTGGTTCTCGCGGCGGCGCAGGCCAACCACGACACGTCGCGTACCGCGGTCGAGGAGCGGCGCCGCCTGCGTGCCGACATCGAGCAGCGGACCGCCGCGATGGCCGACCTAGAGACTGCGGCGGCCCAGGCCGGCGAGAACCAGTCGACGGCCGCCGAGGTGGCCGAGCTCGCCGAGGCCGCCGCCGAGCAGGCACGGAAAGCGTTGGCGGACACTCAGTCCCGCGTCGAAGCGGCGCGCAGCGCCGTTCAACGCCTTGCCGACCGCGACGAGGCCGATCGCATCACCGCGCAACTGTCGAAGATCGAGACCGCTCAGCGTGAACTCGACGGCGTGCTGGACGAACTCGCCGAGGTTCGGGTGACCGGTGAGAGAATGCGGGCCATCGAATCCGCCAAAGCGACGGTCGACGCCGTGGCGGCACAGGTCGAGCTGGCGTCGGCCCACATCGAGCTGATCGCGACGGCCGACGTCGAGGTACGCGTCGGGGGCCAGGCGATCACCCTCGGCGCCGGCGAGGCGTGGAGGGCCAGCATCAGCGCCGAGACCGCCATCGAGGTGCCGGACCTGCTGATCGCTCGGCTGGTGCCCGGCACGCCCGCCTCGCAGACGCAAGCCAAACTCAATGCGGCACAAGATATGCTGGCGTCGGCGCTGACGGCGTGCGGCGTGAACGACGTCGCCGAGGCACGCGCCCTCGATCAGCGGCGGCAGCAGTTGATCACCACCCGGGACCGGCTGGGCGCGAGGGTCGAGGTGCTGACGGGCGACGAACCGGCCGACCGGCTCAGGGCGCGGCTTGCTGACCTCAAGGCGCGTCAGCCGGAGGTGGCCGAACTGTTCGATATCGACGCCGACGCAGCCCGCGCCGAGCTCGACGCGGCGAGCGCCGCGCAGAAGCAGGCGATCGCCGATTGTGAAAAGCAGCGCAAGGTCGCCGAGGAGGCCGCTAAGCGGTTGGGGGAGTGCGACACCCGATCGACCGTGCAGCACGAGAAGTTGGCCGGTGCGCAGTCCGAGCTTGCGCTTGCCCGGGAACGGTTGGAGGGGCAGCGCGCCACTGTCGGTGACGACGAGCTGGCGGTGCGGGCTCAGGCGCATGCCGACGAAGCGCTGCGGGCCACGGCGCTGGTCGAGGAATTGAGCCAGGAGCTGGCCCGCGCCGAGCCCG includes:
- a CDS encoding hydrolase: MKLHRLVLTNYRGITRREIEFPDHGVVIVSGANEIGKSSMIEALDLLIEAKDRSAKKEVKEVKPTHADVGAEVEAEISTGPYRFVYRKRFHKRFETELTIVEPRREQLTGDEAHDRVRAMLDETVDTCLWQAQRVLQSGSTAAVDLSGCDALSRALDVAAGEAVQLSGAEPLLVDRVEDEYLRYFTRTGRPTGEWAAAVNRLRTAEEVLAEAAAAVAQVDDAVRRHAALTDELARLTAQRTDAAKQVAIAQNAADEVAALRGQLKEAELVLAAAQANHDTSRTAVEERRRLRADIEQRTAAMADLETAAAQAGENQSTAAEVAELAEAAAEQARKALADTQSRVEAARSAVQRLADRDEADRITAQLSKIETAQRELDGVLDELAEVRVTGERMRAIESAKATVDAVAAQVELASAHIELIATADVEVRVGGQAITLGAGEAWRASISAETAIEVPDLLIARLVPGTPASQTQAKLNAAQDMLASALTACGVNDVAEARALDQRRQQLITTRDRLGARVEVLTGDEPADRLRARLADLKARQPEVAELFDIDADAARAELDAASAAQKQAIADCEKQRKVAEEAAKRLGECDTRSTVQHEKLAGAQSELALARERLEGQRATVGDDELAVRAQAHADEALRATALVEELSQELARAEPDAVAAALQEATRRADTLSAGHDQMAEELREVSTRLTVYGTEGRKGKLDEAETEREHALAEYERVQHRARAAELLRSVIARHRDSTRLRYVEPFRGEVERLGRMVFGDSFEVEVDSALRICTRTLSGRTVPYDSLSGGAKEQLGIVARLASAALVAKEDSVPVVIDDALGFTDPDRLVKMGAVFNAVGGDGQVIVLTCSPQRYAAVDGAQHIALTA
- a CDS encoding DNA repair exonuclease, translating into MRFVHTADWQLGMTRYFLNGEAQPRYSAARRDAVAELGRVAAETGAEFVVVAGDVFEHNQLAPRDISQSLEAMRTIGVPVYLLPGNHDPLDASSVYTSPLFVAECPDNVSVLDRAGVHEVRPGLELVAAPWTSKAPSSDPVAGVLEGLSADGVTRVVVGHGGVDIFVPDKERPSLIRLAALEAAVDRGAAHYVALGDKHSRMQVGSTGRIWYSGSPEVTNYDDIETDPGHVLIVDIDEDDPARPVTVEPRKVGRWRFVTLRRGVDSDRDVADLDINLDLLPDKERTVVRLALTGSLTVTDKAALDTCLDKYARLFAALRVDDKQSDIAVVPADGEFDDLGIGGFAASAVDELVATARSDGEAADDARAALALLLRLSDRGVA
- a CDS encoding phosphohistidine phosphatase SixA → MTDRYRTLLLLRHAKSDYPPGVGDHDRPLAPRGVREAGLAGDWLRAHAPAVDAVLCSTATRTRETLARTRIAAPVEYRDRLYDATPGAVIDEINRVQSHFDFEVGTLLVIGHEPAMSGVALGLATVDGSNTGAAEQISLKFPTSSIAVLRTGEPWNRLTLDGAALVTFHVPR